In Acanthopagrus latus isolate v.2019 chromosome 23, fAcaLat1.1, whole genome shotgun sequence, the genomic window GCTCAATGAGTTAGGAGCTGGTTCTTGGTGTCCGGGGTTGTAGGTTTGAAACCCAgcaaggatgatgatgataatgactgatcaaaatgtcagatgtcctcaacatgaaacacaagacaattgtcctgatggtggcatcacagcaagcctctaaattaaatgaaaacaaatagcTTGGACCAGACCATGGGTGGAAGCTAACCAAATTTTGCATAAAGGTCCAGTCTCATGCCAgattacctcagctgtaaacccaagCATCTAAACTTCAAAACtttgaaaattcataacaaatcaaccacAGCTTCAGAACTTTCATCAAGCTGTAGCCTCAATATTGaagaaacttttgtacatttaaacctattaaaaTTTTAAAAGACAGCTTATCATCTATCCAGATGCCCAGatatattttaaatggaaaCCCATTCAATACGACTCCCATTCAATGTAGAGATGCAGTGCCGTCGCTCCCACCACGTGCAtcacacactgtgtgaaggGCACGTAGAAACTGTTGAGACACCCACATACAAAAAGTCATGCTTCAGTGGTAGTTTGCTCTACAACCGGTCTCTCCAGGAACTTATCTGTAATGACGCACAGACTCACAAAAAGCAGAAAGGTTAAGGCCGGTGAAAAGAGACAACTATGCTACTGCCACTCCTTTCAATTTCAAGGAACATCGCACATGATAGAAGGAAATACTAGGAAATAGAAGTAACACTAGGAAATAAGACCTCATGACAGGTGTTGGTGTTGATCATTCCTTCCCCAGAACAATGACCATTTAACCATCAACTAATCTGTCTTCCTAACAATCATTGAGGCAAAGAGATCCCCCCTCATCAGACTTCTCCAAAACTCAACTCTAATGAAGGACTGAAACTGAAGAGGGTCACCATCAAACACAGGAATATTTCTTGTTGGCAGAGCAGATGTTAAATTTTGTTGAACCAACAGTGCAGTGATGACAGTCACAGCCGGGGTCGCAGGATGACACTCAAAGCATCTTTCTTATCCCTTTTTTCTGGAACAAAGCGGTCAGCATCAGGATTCAGTTGGCTTGTTCTTTGAGCACTGTCTCATTCATTCCATCTGATCCTTTAGAGCCACACTTTGAATTACTCTCCAGCACATGAAGTCTTGCATTGACTTCAGCAAGTTCAGTTTCCATAGCCAACTGTTCCTTTCCCtatttgtttcctcctccataAGTGTAGCCTTATCCGTTTCTACCTTTATCCTCTCAGATGAGATGGATGACACTCTGGATGACAGAGTGGGTGATCTGGGATGATTCTCCTTTAAACACAAGATGTCACAGCACACTCTTTGTTTCCACTGTTCACAGTGCGGATAAACATGATTTGTAAAACGACAGCAACCCTGTTGCTAGACAGGAGTTATCATTCAAAAGGTAGAAGAAAAGTGATAGCAGGTGATCGCAGTCTGGCTGATTGGGATGATCCAATAATAAGAGGGGGTAGGCACTCGGGTCTggtccctctctctcaccttgcTGTCAGCAGTGTCAGAGGTATTATGCCTTTGATTTATGTTAATCTGATAGGCGCGGTAGTTTAGTTTTTGTGGCTTGATTTAAATTATGTTTAGTTGCTTTGTTGGTTTAGGGTAGTTCCGACAGCCCTGGTGGGTTGGTCTGGGAGTTTGCtcctcttttgtttattttagtttctttattttgtttgatgaTTGATTAAATAAAATTCACCTtcgttttcttttctcattcataatgacattttacatttatatctTACCTAGAGGAATAAGAGCAAAATGATACACCTTACACAACACTACATTTATgaatcttaaatgttttttttaccatttaatTGAATACTTAtttattgaattgaattgaataattaaaacataaaaatggttACGAGAGCATTTTGTCTGCTACAAAACGTCCATGTCTTTGCATCCTGACATAAATACAATCAAAACGCCAGTTCTTTTTGTCACGTAGCTTCTGTCACATTCAGCTGTAGCTAAGCTAGTTGTAGCAGTAACACTAAAAGTCTGAGTTCTTCAGACTTCACATTATCAAGAGCCATTTTCTGTCCTACTGCACATCCGACACCTCAACTAATTTGTGTCAAGAGATTATAGCCTACGTTCAGCTGAATTCTACCGAATGACAATCCTAAAGATGGTGGGTTTATTATGCATTGCAAACGCCAAAATATGTGTTCTCAAATGACACTATGCTAGGTAAACTTTgctaaactttgtttttctttgatcgaaacattaataataaaatgttaaacctGCTACTGTGTAAACCTTTATTCTTTGTCCCTCATCTCccattaggttttttttttttactacattatTTTGAATTACACCGATCTTGGaacttcattttcatctcaacTACAAACCTGTAAAGTTTTGTAACTGCATCCTGAACTGTTGGGACGCTATTgtaatgaaaaaatgtctgtccACAGACCAGGACTTCAACACTTAATCCTTTGACAACAGATCTGTACAGGATAGAAGCTTTCCATGATGACGCACAGACTCCCAAAAGGTGAAGACAACAGAAGTCGAGGCTGGTGAGAAAGACAACTATGCTGGCCTGCAACTACTGTCTGTTTTAAGTAGCCTGTGGATGGCATGACTTGGCATTTACTTAGTGGGAGAACTGTACTGTTTATTCAAATGTCTGTTCAAACAGGAACTGTTGGAACAGCCGCATGAAAAGCACGATTGTTTTCATATCAACCCTCAGACCAGCAAGTCAGATGGAACCATTCACCTCAACCTCACATCCCTCCTACATACAGTACTTTTACTGCAGGATGAGACATGTCAGAGCAAAGGTGGGAAACAGTGGCGGTTACAGCAGTGAGCTAATATGCAACTTCTGCCCAACGACAACACTGAGGGGATACGCTGCCTTAAATCTGCAAACAACAAAGTCATCGCCCATcaccatgtttcactgcagacatCAGCCAACCCTGATGCCGCCcactatcaaaacaaaactatgtAGTGTTGCGTGGAGTCGGATGAAAGAGTCTGTATCAGGAGCCGGATCTGGGTCTGGTACAGAACCGGTTACAGATGTCACCTTGAGTAAACTTTGATTCTTTATGCAGGCACACACGTGCATACCACATATATCTCTTTTTTAAGAATAATTCCTCTCATGAAAATACGAACAGATAGTGAATGTTTAGCTGCATCAACACTTCAGTAGTAACCAACCTTGCATAGTAAGTAattatgaaatttaaaaaaaaaaaaactgaaattagttGAACTGAATATCCTGGTATTCCctcaaatatgaaaacagtaCTTTTCAGCGAAACACTTACACGTCACCAACAGTGACACATTTGTACTTGGGTAAATTTCCAATCTTGTGCTGCCTATAAAGAGCTTCACGtggaaaaatacattaattagaACTGTCCATAACATTATCCATTGTGAACTTGTAAAAGTCCATAAATCAAACTGGACACAAGTAACAGTCCATAAATCCCACCACATTCtgcccctttttaaaaaggcaggCGGCTGAATCTGATCAGATCTTGTGTGCACTGAAACATATGATCCAGTATGGAGAAGACTTCCTCATCAACCTTGTAGACCCACAAACTGCTGAGGCAGAACTTGCGTGATTAAGACGAGGAAAAGattatgtttttgaaaagttATCTGAATTCTTATCTAAAGTGATTTCTATGATGATGATACACAATCGGTATAGTTATCTAGCCACCAATCTGTGAATTATTCCAAGAGACGCTTATACCGCAGCCTATTAAGTTTATTATTGTCAAGCTATTTCATTATACTCGCaattaaatactttattgaaGGTGTCTagtattttatttctttttttttaaaaataaaaaataaagttaagtTTACTTCCTTAATCGACTTTCCATCGCAAATTTCTTGTTTGCAGTGACAGACAACAGGTCAGTGCCAGTGATACACAACAAGTGTGCCCCCTGTTGGGCTGAGATGTCAACAGTTGAGATACTCTTTAAGATCTGATTTTAacattctttacatttattttaatggaCAAAATACCACATATTGATGACTGCTTTGAAGTTTGCATTTTAACACGTtattcattgtttcattttctggtATGGATGATATTTtaaccactctgttgcctcttgtctgacccatttggcagaaaagttgcactgaaacacaccgcttcgacgtgctgcctactccacagtagcgtgtacgttctgcgtTTGCacaagatgcaataagcgggtggcaATCAGAGAATCCCATGGCTCAGATCTCCTCCTCAGACCTCGTATGCTGAATCGGAGCCAACATAGTCCGTGCGGCTTCGAAAGCTTCCtatgcagctgaacacaccaaacagatttgATCCCAATCTcatccgagtctccccaaatgcttcagacatCCAACAGctgggccagtgtgttcctgcctttacttggagacacacaaaaaaagaaagaaacattaagTCATCATTACCACAACCACTGTCTGCATTGTTGTTTCGTCTTTTACAAATTTCAACCGCAGAAGTACGCTTATACTGTGTATGTTCTGTAATTGGAGTGCGGCATCATTAATGAAACATATTCTGATAGAAACTATCAGGATATGTTTGtggtatttaattatttactcTTTATTGTTATGTTGATCATGTTTTCATGGTAGATGACTGCAAACGGAAACACTGGAGCAACATTTGATGGCAGGGcctgttacattacattacagaacAGGATAGTTTAAACCAGGTAACAGCATCCCCTGGTGACACAAGAGTTGGGTGAACACATTTATATTCCAGACAACGATGCAGATGGACAGGCTGTCCAGATGGGCCAGCACATCATGACAGAGGTGCATGACATACTGGTGGAAATACATGGCTATACACCTGCAGGCCTCAGAAGAGGACTACACTTCCCTACTTGCCATTTACATTAGTAAAAACAAAGGAGGAGCTAAAATGCAAGACGCTGACTACGAAGACCATCCCACTGTACTTTGTACCTGGGAGTGACGTCTCTACAGTGGGGGCCCTGCACTGTGTAAAGCATCTGGGTCAAAGGACTCAGACTTGGATTCTGCTCTGTATCGACAAAGGAAACCGTAACTGGCATTTGCCTCCAGTACTCATGAAACCTGCCCAGAGGTCAAAACAGATATAACATGTATATCTGTGACATCTGTCTGAGATATTATGAGTTTGTAAGAACACTAGAGGGGCCATGACGGTCATTTTGACTTTGTCAAATACACAGTACATGTGCTTAGTtcaatcaaacattaaaatgctgctgctacCCGACATATTTATATTCAAAAGGTTTTTTTAGACATACATTGCGCAATAGGTGAAAATAATCTGATAGTAATTAACTTCTAGTGTTGGGTCATGTGATCCGCAACttgaaagtgaaagaagaaaataaagggAGGAGGCGAGTCTATTAAAAAGCCTTGTCATCCCAGCACAGCAGTATCACACTGACGAGAGCCACATACGAAAAGGTAAACACTTTCTATTGTGTTTCTCAGATATAGTGGCAAGATACGAGGGACACGGGATATGTGATTTTGATCACATGATATCTCAAATGTCCGCTCACAGATTAGTGTGCAGCAATCTTCAAACTGGATGGGCCCGACATGAGGCCCACCAAAAGGCCAGTAAGGTTCATCTTAAGGGTATATATTTATATCCTGAGAGTTTTCATCAGGATATGTTTATGGTATATTATTATTTACTCTTTATGGTTGATCACATTTTCTTTCGTCCCACTTCAGGGAAGAGGGACAGTATGATCCGCGTAGTGTGGGAACTATTATTTACAAGTTCTTAACCCGCTAATGCATTACCGTAGATATGCTAGGTGAAGTGCAAATTGTATTCAGCAATTGGGTGTGCCcttattttaaacacacatatattgAAATGTCCATGATATTAAACTATTTGATAGAAAGCCTTTGTACGAgtctattgtttgtttgatatCATTCGATTCTCCATGTATCAACATAGAAGTTGTGTAACAGCAGTAACATAAGTTGTAAATTTACTGAACAAGAGAAGTTTTGATTGCATGAATTAAGGTGATTGAGCTCTTTTAACCTGCAGACCTTTCAGTGTCCTGCATTAGGAAATGTAGATTGTCTGAGACAGCTTGCCACTAAGAGATCTTATATGCCTACAGTTGGTTTGATGAGTGTAATTTATTGTACTGACTTCATGTtgcgaacaaaaaaaaaaaaaaaaaaaaaagagtcccaCATTAGCTACTGTGATGGATTGAGCTGCAGTATTCCCTGATATAAACTTGACACACTTCATATATTTATGTTCATTCTGGGATGATATACTCAGACACACTCggacattaaattaaaaatgttttgcttttgtttttgacattttgctgataaaatGAGTGGGGTTTTGATAGCAGACCTTATACTTTTAATTGAATAGGTTTACGTCTCTTTATTGATGCTTTTAAAGGATCTGAACATTTCTGTCAGCACTGGGGTAAATTCATGCACATTTACAGGTTATTATCTCACTTTACAGCTATGGGGGGAGGTAAGTCCTGATCTgtcacactttcactttcaaaatattagtaaatattgtaaaatgaaTCCAGTTTCTTCACAGAAACTAATGCATAGTGTTGATTGAAATACATCTTTGTCTTACTGTATGTTAACATCTCTAATTTGGTCTTCAGCACTTTTGAGTCAGCCATGGAGGACTGTGCCAAAGTGAGTAAACACAAAGTCCATGtgcatattgtgcatttaataATCAAGTGAATACAggattttattctgaaaatgtatCTTCAACACACAGGAGCAACAAAGACAATCTCGATTTTGTAAAATCTTATAAACCTCGAAACAATAAAGTCATACATCTCAGGATTCTGCTTCATGGACCCGCTGGTGCCGGCAAGTCCAGCTTCATCAACTCTGTTGACAGTGTTTTACAAGGCAGAGTTACCGGTCGGGTTCCAACAGATGCAACATCTGAGAAAACCTTCACCGAACAAGTAAGAATAACAGCTGATTGTGATTACTCTGAGCTATTCATTAGGACTTTCATGCAGTTTCTTATGTACGTATGTATTATTTCGGTTCATCTGCAGACCTCTCGTTCTGGCACAGTGGAAAGAAAGGTTAAACTGACATCAGTTACAGCTGTTATAAATATTGGAGAAATGCCTCACCCGCAAAATTATAGTAAAACTGACTTGCACAAACCATTCCAACACATGGAATCATGAAATTCACAGCACAAGTACAATTTCTGTAATTTAAGGCTGATTTTGGAAGGAAACAGTCATAAGGTCATGAAGTTTTTAGTAAAAGCGTAACATGTGAAAATCATTTTCTAACTTGCTGAATAAATTGtattaaagcacatttatttttattttgttgctttaagatCTGAATATTTAGCTGGGATTTGATAAACGACGCAAATAATTGCACATTCTGTTTTACAGTACAAAACTTACAAAATCCACAAGGATCAAGAGAACTTTTACTCTGTAATTTTTAATGACACCATGGGCTTGGAGAAATCGCCTGACGATGGAGTTCATGTGGAAGACCTCAAACTGGCTCTGAGGGGACATGTGAGAGACGGTTACCAGGTACAATCCTCTGAACTCTGACGTTGTTCAAAGCggccctgtggagttttcttgcTAACAGACAAACTCATATTTCCATTCAGTGTCTCACAAAACATCGACAGAATTGTGTACTGTGTCACCCGTGGTCAGGCTGCCTCAatttgtgcatgaaaaaaacaaaatgaggtcCCATTATGGAAAAACTTTGCTGTAGTGCCTAAAAGTCTCCACAGGGTACCTTTAAGTAATCTATTCCTTTTATTAAATGATTGTTGTTTGGCATTTAAGGTCCTATTTgcaagaaaagttgattttaagTCTCATTCCTGCCTCATCAAATACACTGACACTGCAGGTTTGCAGGAAGGGTCGGCCGCCATCCAGGAGCTGAGAGTGACACTCCAGAATTATTTTTGCTTAACACTTAggaactttaaacacatttacacttcTAAACCCATTGttcatttgactgtttttcattgttttctacAGATCAATCCTAAACGCAAAATGCAGACGGGTGATCCATCTTACAACCCATCTCCCACTCTGGATGACAAGGTTCATGTCCTGGTTTCTGTCATTCCTGCTGGCTCAGTAACTTTGCTAAGTGAGGAAGTTTGGAAGAAGATGAGAGAAGTCAGACTAGCAGCCAGGGACATGGGTAAGACTAGACATCACAATTGTTTTACTCTGTGTGGAGTAATGATGACATCTTGGGCTTTATGAATCGAAATACCAGCAAAATAAACGTTTAAAATACCGATCAGGTTTCTGTCTCGACAGGGATTCCCCAAGTGGCTATTCTCACCAAAGTTGAAAAAGCCTGTGCTGAGGCGAACGAAGACATCAAAAATGTGTATAAGAGCAAGTACCTGAAGGAACAGGTAGGTTCCTGTTGGTGATATCTTGA contains:
- the LOC119014842 gene encoding interferon-induced protein 44-like isoform X2 codes for the protein MGGALLSQPWRTVPKSNKDNLDFVKSYKPRNNKVIHLRILLHGPAGAGKSSFINSVDSVLQGRVTGRVPTDATSEKTFTEQINPKRKMQTGDPSYNPSPTLDDKVHVLVSVIPAGSVTLLSEEVWKKMREVRLAARDMGIPQVAILTKVEKACAEANEDIKNVYKSKYLKEQVDMFSEMLGLPLNCIFLVRNYETKNSMNDGISALILCALRHMIDYGEDYLRDL
- the LOC119014842 gene encoding interferon-induced protein 44-like isoform X1, giving the protein MGGALLSQPWRTVPKSNKDNLDFVKSYKPRNNKVIHLRILLHGPAGAGKSSFINSVDSVLQGRVTGRVPTDATSEKTFTEQYKTYKIHKDQENFYSVIFNDTMGLEKSPDDGVHVEDLKLALRGHVRDGYQINPKRKMQTGDPSYNPSPTLDDKVHVLVSVIPAGSVTLLSEEVWKKMREVRLAARDMGIPQVAILTKVEKACAEANEDIKNVYKSKYLKEQVDMFSEMLGLPLNCIFLVRNYETKNSMNDGISALILCALRHMIDYGEDYLRDL